The Phormidium sp. PBR-2020 DNA segment GCGCAAAGTTTTTGGCATCAATGTCAGTCAAATTCATTTATCGGTATAGTTGGAATAGCATGATGACGATGTGGTCATTATCTATTCCTCAAGTTGCCGCTACGTTGGCGGCAGCGTTAGCAGGCTTCGATGCCGGGTTGATTCCTGATTCGGTCTTCAACAGTGTTATCGTTCTGATGTTAATCACGTCCGTTATTGGGCCGTTGGCAACCTCCCATTTTGCCCGTAAGTTGCCCTTATCTGGGGGAAGCTTGGATCGGTCTTTAGAAGAGAATGAGAATACATTACCTTCTTTAACCTTTTTCCCGAAAGAAAAACCTTTTAAAGTGGTGGTTCCAGTCTCTAACCCTTTAACAGAACGGTATCTGATTGAGATGGCGGCAATTTTAGCCCGTCAGCGTTCGGGATCAATTGTTCCTTTGTCCATCGCTGAGGCTCATTTACAAATGGATGAACCGGATTTAGATGTAGCAATTCGGCGCAGTGAACGGCTTTTAGAACGGGCCATGGCGGTGAGTAGTGAGTTTGATGTTGAAGCAATTCCTCGAATTCGCATTGATAGTGATGTGGCTCATGGGATTAGTCGCACCGCGCGGGAGGAGAATGCGAGTACCATTGTTATGGGTTGGAATGAGAATATTGGCATTCGGGCGCGGCTGTTTGGGAGTGTGGTTGATAGTGTATTTTGGTCGTCTCATTGTCCGGTTGGGGTGATGCGTTTGTTAGACGATCCCCTGAATATTCATCAAATTTTGGTTCCGGTGAAAAGTCTAGCGCCGCAGGTGATGGAAGCGATGCGGTTTGCTCAGTTATTTGCGGAGTCGAACCAGGCGGAGTTAACCTTGCTCCATATTTGCGATCGCCGCACGACACCAGAGCAGATTGAAGAGTTTGAATCTTCGTTAATGGCAGTATTTCATGGCGGGGGGTCTCAGGTTCCAGGCCAGATGAAAACGGTGGTTTCTGATGATATTGCTCAGGCGATTTTGGAAGCCTCGCAAGAGGTGGATATGGTGGTTCTCTGTTCCCGGCGACGGCGTACCGCTGGGGGATTGGCGGTGAGTGACGTGGCCACGAAGATTTTGGGACAGATTACTTGTTCAATGGTGTTGTTTGGAGAACCCCATTGGTAGAGATGGTGCAGAAGCAGGCGTTACGGCGATCGCTGTTGCAGACTCGTCGTCAGTTGTCTGAGGGGGAATGGCGCGATCGCAGCGATCGCCTCTGTGAGCAAATTCGCCAAGATCCCCGGTTTCAGTCGGCCCAAACAGTTCTCAGTTATGTCAGTTTTCGCCGAGAACCGGATTTATTGGGATTAGTTACGGGGGACCGTTGCTGGGGGTTTCCTCGCTGTCAGGGAGAGTCGTTATTGTGGCATTCTTGGCAATGGGGCGATCGGTTTATTTCGGGTGCGTTTGGGATTCGCGAACCCCATCCTGATTCCCCCCAGATTGCTCCTGAGACGGTGGATTTAATCTTAGTTCCGGCGGTAGCCTGCGATAAACGGGGATATCGCCTGGGATATGGCGGCGGATTTTACGATCGCCTCCTCAGTCAACCCCAGTGGCGAGAGATTCCCACCCTGGGGATTGTCTTTGAGTTCGCCTATCTCCAGGAGTTACCCATTGAACCCTGGGATTGTCCCTTGACGGGAGTGTGTACCGAGGCGCGATGGGTGGAAATCAGCCCCTGATGCCAATGCTAAATTAGAACCATCGCCTCTCTCCCTTGTTCGCCATGACGGTCAGAAAAAACGTTACTTCCTTACCGGATCACACCCAACTCCCCTGTGAGGATGGAACCTCCGTGGAAAACTGGGCAGAAATCCTAGCCTCCTTACCGGATCACACCCAACTCCCCTGTGAGGATGGAACCTTCGTGAAAAACGTTCAAGAACACCCGCAAAGCATTCTTCTGACGGATTCGATTCTTCCCATCCTCACCGCCAAACATCCTGAGGGAGATTACTGTATTGGTCAAGATAGCGGAATTTACTGGCGCATCACCGATCCTCCCCAACGAGGCGCTGTCTCTCCCGATTGGTTTTATGTTCCTCAGGTTCCCGCCACCTTAGACGGACAAGCGCGACGTTCCTATGTCTTGTGGCAAGAACATATCCCCCCCGAGATTGTCATTAAGTTTGTCTCGGGAACGGGGGCTGAGGAACGGGATAAAACCCCCTGGACTGGCAAATTTTGGGTCTATGAAACGGTGATTCGTCCGGCGTATTACGCGATTTACGAGGTGCAACGGGCCAGTGTTGAGGTCTATGGTTTAGTCCGCAACCATTATGAGTTAATCGGGGCCAACGAACGGGGCCACTTCCCCATTTCTGAATTGGGGGTTGAGTTAGGGATCTGGACTGGACGTTATGGGAATATGGAACTCCCTTGGCTGCGTTGGTGGGATAGT contains these protein-coding regions:
- a CDS encoding cation:proton antiporter, whose product is MENLPQWLPDTPIVPFTVLLLVVLTVPPLFERLRLPGLVGLIAAGVVLGGDGLGILDPSDDYMKLFTDIGKIYLMFVAGLEIDLSEFQRKKDRSLVFGFATFAIPLTAGALMAITFGYGWNAAILIGSLLASHTLLGYPIVSRLGVAGNEAVTVTIGATIFTDIAALLVLAICVSIHGGDFSATSLIIQVTALALYTVAVLVGLDRVGKLYFRRTGDEESNQFLFILLAVFLAAVGAQVINVDQIVGAFLAGLAVNDVVGRGPVENKVEFVGSTLFIPFFFVGMGLLLDLTAFMESFTQNLGFVVAIVLTLLSAKFLASMSVKFIYRYSWNSMMTMWSLSIPQVAATLAAALAGFDAGLIPDSVFNSVIVLMLITSVIGPLATSHFARKLPLSGGSLDRSLEENENTLPSLTFFPKEKPFKVVVPVSNPLTERYLIEMAAILARQRSGSIVPLSIAEAHLQMDEPDLDVAIRRSERLLERAMAVSSEFDVEAIPRIRIDSDVAHGISRTAREENASTIVMGWNENIGIRARLFGSVVDSVFWSSHCPVGVMRLLDDPLNIHQILVPVKSLAPQVMEAMRFAQLFAESNQAELTLLHICDRRTTPEQIEEFESSLMAVFHGGGSQVPGQMKTVVSDDIAQAILEASQEVDMVVLCSRRRRTAGGLAVSDVATKILGQITCSMVLFGEPHW
- a CDS encoding 5-formyltetrahydrofolate cyclo-ligase; the encoded protein is MVQKQALRRSLLQTRRQLSEGEWRDRSDRLCEQIRQDPRFQSAQTVLSYVSFRREPDLLGLVTGDRCWGFPRCQGESLLWHSWQWGDRFISGAFGIREPHPDSPQIAPETVDLILVPAVACDKRGYRLGYGGGFYDRLLSQPQWREIPTLGIVFEFAYLQELPIEPWDCPLTGVCTEARWVEISP
- a CDS encoding Uma2 family endonuclease; its protein translation is MTVRKNVTSLPDHTQLPCEDGTSVENWAEILASLPDHTQLPCEDGTFVKNVQEHPQSILLTDSILPILTAKHPEGDYCIGQDSGIYWRITDPPQRGAVSPDWFYVPQVPATLDGQARRSYVLWQEHIPPEIVIKFVSGTGAEERDKTPWTGKFWVYETVIRPAYYAIYEVQRASVEVYGLVRNHYELIGANERGHFPISELGVELGIWTGRYGNMELPWLRWWDSQGNLLLHGEERAEQERQRAEQEHQRAERLAARLRELGVDPDEE